The genomic segment TTGAGACCCGTCCTGTCTAGATTGATAGGTTAGAAATAGATCGAAAGGTTAAAATATTTTTTGGGTCGCGACGTTAAAGTATTTCTTATGTCGAGCATCAATACCACCACAATAAGTAAAGTAAACATCCTGAGGATGGTTAATGGATTTAATCCAGCCACCTACCTGCTCAAAGTCAGCTAATCGACACTCTCCTTGCTTTAAGAGCTGGGTTGATACTTTCAAAAACTCATCGCTATACAGCAAATAATCATCACTTTGATTTAAATACTGCTCCAGAACCTCTGCCCATTTATCGCCTTCTAACGGTACTTGCGCGACGGATAAATCTGACACCTTAACCCATTGTGAAATTTCTTCACTGCCGGGCTCTAGCTGATAAATGGGCGCAATACGAATCCAATCACCTTGTATTTCTTGTGGTGTGAGCTTTTCACCGTAATACGCAATTCCCTCTTCCGGCGCTTGGTCATCAGGTCGAATCTTAATTGACGTCGTGGTTTGATTGACATAATAAGCATCAACCTTAGGCACTACCGGTAATTCTATTTTGCTTTCGGTCACTTGACTGTTCGTTGCTGGCGCAATTTCAGATTCAAGCGACGACTCCGGCGGTTCTGTCATCACATCTGAATCCGATGACCCCTTATCAAATACACCAAAATAGTAAGCTGCCCCTGCACCGCCCAGAAGTAAGCAGATCACACCTAATACAATCACCAGTTTCTTCACACCTAATACCAATCCGTTAATACGCTCATTATTATATCGACCAAATCACAAGATAGTTAACTGTTGTCTGAACATAGTTACCATTACCCTGAACATGGTTACCTTTATCTTGAACATAGTTAACCATTATCTGCAGATTGAGTTTCGTTAATGATTGAGATGTTGATCAATCGCCACCGCAAGACCGACTGAAGCCCCGACCATAGGGTTGTTGCCCATCCCTATAAATCCCATCATCGCAACATGAGCCGGCACTGACGAACTTCCTGCGAACTGAGCATCAGCATGCATCCGTCCCATGGTATCGGTTAAACCATAACTAGCGGGTCCTGCTGCAACGTTGTCTGGGTGTAGCGTTCTACCTGTACCGCCACCAGACGCCACGGAAAAATAAGTTTTGCCTTGACGATAGCGTTCAGATTTATAGATCCCTGCTACGGGATGTTGAAAGCGTGTCGGGTTGGTCGAATTACCGGTAATACTGACATCCACCTGCGCAGCGTGCATAATCGCGACGCCTTCACGTACATCGTCTGCACCGTAACAGAGGATCTGACTACGCTCTCCTTGTCCAAAGACTCTACGTTTCACTTCATTTAACTCGCCGGTATCGTAATCAAATTGAGTCTGCACGTAGGTAAAACCATTGATTCTCGCGATCAGATAAGCTGCATCTTTCCCCAAACCATTAAGGATCACTGTCAGTGGTGTTTGGCGCGCTTTATTTGCATTCTGAGCGATTTTAATTGCCCCTTCTGCGGCTGCAAAAGATTCGTGTCCGGCAAGGAAAGCGAAACATTGTGTTTCTTCGCTCAATAAGCGAGCGGCCAGTGCACCATGACCTAACCCCACTTGTCGTTGCTGTGCAACGCTACCCGGTTTACAAAACGCTTGTAGCCCTTCACCCAGTATCTGTGCGGCTTCTACTGCCGATGACGCGTGTCGATAGAGAGCCAGTGCCGTGCCCAATGTATAAGCGTCGCCTGCGTTATCGAAAGCAATGGGTTGGGTATCAAGCACCCACTGTTTTGCATTAATACCGTGTTGTAAGCAGTACTGGTGTGCCTGTTCAATTGAATCAAGATGGATTTGACTCAGTAGCGATTCGATTTTGCTATTCATATTCATACCCTCGGTTACGCCTGACGTGGATTGATCGTTGTAACGGCCTCTTCAAAGCGACCATAAGTGCCTATTGCTTGCTCCATCGCTTCTTCGGCGCTCACTCCATCCGTGATCTTGTTCATCATCAAACCCAAATTTAGATAGCGATAGCCGATAATTTCGCGCTGCTCATCGAGAGCTAACTCCATCACATACCCTTCCGCCACTTCCATGTATCTGGGTCCTTTCGTCACCGTCGAGTAACTCGTTCCGACCTGACTTCTTTGAGTTTTCCCCAAGTCTTCCAGCCCTGACCCCACCTCAAGTCCATCGGCAGAAAACGCAGACTGGGTACGCCCATAAGCAAATTGCAAGAAGATCTCCCGCATCGCCACATTGATCGCGTCGCACACCAAATCGGTATTCATCGCCTCCAATATCGTTTTACCTGCAAGTATTTCAGAAGCCATTGCTGCAGAGTGTGTCATACCCGAGCAACCTATCGTTTCGATTAGCGCTTCTTGAATAACACCTTGCTTGACATTGAGAGTCAGTTTGGCTGCGCCTTGTTGTGGAGCACAAGTACCGACCCCGTGACTTAAGCCGGAGATAGCAATCACGTCTTTGGGATTAACCCAACGCCCTTCCATAGGAATAGGACTAGACGCGTGGAGATCACCCCGCGCTATCGGGCACATTGATTGAATATCTTGAGTGTATTGCATGTCGTTTTCCTAAAAGCAGGAAAACAGGTATAGAAGAGTGGCATTCACCCACAGTTTGCTCCCCACGATAGCGAGGCAAAACAGATATACCTGTTTTCAAAACTGTAGGAGTCATCAGCCAGAATGGCGGTTAAGTAGGTGGAACCCCATCACCTTTCGCCAAACATAGTAGATCTAGATCACACTTTCCCGCAAGAAGAAACACTAGACCAATTAATTATAAAAAACTGAGGAGTTATTCAATTTATCTTTTTGGATACTTGCGTATTATTCGCCAGCGGATGACATTAGCAGTGAATTATTAGATTAATTGGCTAAAAGTTAACATTGTTCACCACTAAAATGTCATAAAATACCGCTAACCTATCGGTGAAATTAAACTACAACGTTGAAAGGCTAAACTCAATTATGTTGGATGATAAAAACTTTCAGTTAATGAAAAATACATTAGAAGGGAAAGTAAAAAACATTGACGTTATCCCTCGTTGCAGCAAGGAATCGCTCATCGCCGCACTTGATAGTGCATCCTGTATCAATGACCTGATTGGCATCAACAAGGCTATCTTGCAATTGATCAGCAAGGGTTGAGGACAGTGATCAGTAAAACAAAAACATATTGATCAGCATGGCTTAAAGAAACGGCCCAGTCGAATCATCGACTGGGCCGTATTATTACCGGTACCACTGCTTTAACTAATAAAATTAAGCTTCTGTCTCGTCTTTCACTTTACGATGCCCTTCTTGAAGATGGACAAAATCGACAAGATCATCACCAGATACTTGATATGCCTGGCCAAAGCCTTTTACAAACAGACCTTGCTCAGCCTTTAAGTTAAACAGTACAAAATCTTCAAGCTGGCTTAGACCATCAATGATCTCACCAAATCGCTCTTGCATTTGACCGACAACCTGTGTCCACTGTTCACTGTCACGTTCTACGACCGACGCTGTTGCATCAAAGGTTAAACGCTTACGTGCAAACAACTGTTTACTGTCTGCTTCGTCTTCGATCAACATCAGCGACACATTGGGGTTAGCAAGAAGGTTTCTAGCATGGCGTGCAATTTGAGAAATCAGCACAAAGTAGCCTTGTTGATTTTGAACAAAAGGGGCGTAACTCACATTTGGGCGCCCATTTTCATCAACCGTTGCTAATTGAATGGTCTTCTTCTGTTGGCGAAACTCTTTAATTTCTGGACCGAGACGTCCTTGCAAACGCTCTTGTTTAACCTGTTGATCCATGTTCTTTACCTCACTTTCCTGTCTGGTGCGAGCACCATTATTCTATTTATGAATTCGGCTTTAATAACGGAATTTGAACGCTTTTAGTTTTGTATGCGCTGTTGAGCATTTCCGTACATAAAGCCCTCAAGTTAAGCCAGTATGACTGGCTTAACTTGGCTTAATTAGTTTTTCAATTGTTGCTGTAGTGCCTTAAAACGATCCACTTGATCTTGAATCAAGACACGCTTTTTGTCTCGTCCAAGATAGATTTTAAATACGCTGTTTCCGTCGGCATTAAAGAAGCCAAAATAGTGGCTCTCGCTGCCCATAAAAGGCTTGCTGACTAGCGCGACATCGGTGATCAGATCAAGCTTAAGGTGACCATGCAACTCGCCCTCTTTACCCATCAAGTTATAGTAGCCGCGTGCCACTTTTCCCTTAGGAAAAGACGCTTTAACTTCAAATATTGAACCAAATGAGTGAACAATAGTGGTCACTTTACCCCACTCAGGTAGTGACTCTAGCAGTTCTTGTGTCATGTCACCGGATGCGGTCGCTACCATCTCATCCGGTAGTGCAAAAACAACCTCTTTCTCTGAAACAGACAGCTTTTCTGCAATTGCGGCTGGCAATAGTTGAGGCTCAGTTTCCAATACTGCAGCCACTTTTTGCTTTAGTTGATTTGACATCTTATGTTCCATTGTTAATTGTTATCCTGCGAGCCTATGGTGCCCCATAGACTTATTGTTTGCTGTTGATTTGACTAATGTATTCATGGCTTGAATGGCGGCTTGAGCCAAAGTCACTGCCCAAAAACTGCCAGCCAGAGTCAGGACAAGATAGTCCTCTTGTACTTCGACTAATTGGTTGCGTTGCCAGACCTCAAACACAGGTTTGAGTAGGTCAAAAGTGTCATGTCCCTGAAACTGAGGTAGCTGACTGCGCCTAATAATACCGCTATCAAATCCCGCTTTTATTGCCGACTCAATTTCTTGCAGCGGTCCTTGTTTCATCATCATGGCAATCGTTGATTCACCTTTTTGCATCGCACTCATGTAGGTGTCTAATGAACGATGATGCATCACTCCGTAACCGCCTATGTTACCACCCGCACCACAACCGATCGGCAAAACTTCGGCATACGTTTTTGCTAAGCTGTTGTATTGGCTGCGCTCACGATTACTTCTCGCCCAGTGGTTAACACTCAACTGCTTGATGTGGTGTTTAGCCATAAAAGCGCTTCCAAGCTCATACATACTGGCTTTATCTACCGTTGATGCTGGAGAGGGAATACGTCCTTTTTCAACCATGTTAAGCATAGGCGCATCGCCACCAATCACTAATTGATAAAGATCGACGCCGTGCGCCCCTGTATCAAGAAAATCAATGAGATCTTGTTCAAAAACATCAAGAGTCTGATACGGTAATCCGTAAAGTAGATCGATCACGATGGGCGCTTCATCTCGAGCACTCAATGCGGCGACACGCTCCAAAACCACTTCTCGATCATCCAATCGCTTAGCACTACGTCTAACTTTAGTATCAAAGCTCTGTACTCCGAAAGAGAAGCGATTAAAACCACCTTCCAACGCCCGCTCAAACATCTCATCGCTGAATCGATTCGTTCGTCCCTCTAGGGTCATTTCACAATCTGTCGTCAGAGGGAAATTCTCACGAATCGCTTTACCAAGTTGTTCAATCTGAACAGGTGAAAGGTCGGTCGGTGTTCCGCCGCCAATATAAACGGCATTGAAACGACCAGCCTGCGTCCAAGGTAATGAGGCTTTCTGCTTAATTTCCGTCAGCAATGCCTGAAAATAGTCATCAACTAACTGACGACTCGCCGCATTCTGGAAAAAGTTGCAAAACGTGCATCTAACACGACAAAACGGGATGTGGATATAAAGACAGCGGCTTTTAGTCCGCTGCTCATTTACCGAGGTGATCGACTGGAAAATACTCTCTTTATCCTGCTGGCTCACCGGCATGCTCATACCACCAGCATGGGCAGAATGCTTCTTAACAAAGGCATAGCGGAGAGGGTCAGGGGTGGAGGTGCCAAAATGTGAATCGTCTAATTGATTCAGGTCTATTTTCATAACGTACTCGTTGTTACAGATAGCCTAAACCGAGTAGGCCAAATTTAAATCTCGATCGATCATAATTGGTGACAATTGATAATGCAATTGATAATTGCTTTCATTTATATTTCGTTGCATACTTTACGCGATTGTTTTGAAGAGATGTTATTAGAGGTTCTCTAAAAGTGAACGTTGCACGATATGCCGTTGCTGGCGCGATTTCGGTGGGCCTCCACCTTGCGTTTATGTTAGCCAATGAAACTAAGCCTGTTTTTGCCATGCCTGCGGGTAGCACGTCTACGTCTGTTTCTCTCTCTTTTGTTGCCCCAACACCTAAAGCCCAAGCCCAGGAACCGATTAAAGAGCCTGCGCCAGAGCCAGTTAAACCAGAGACATCACAACCTCAAGAAGTCGTTGAAACAAAAAAACAAATCGTGGAACCGACACCTACGCCACCGAAACCCGTTGAAAAAACGGTGAAAAAGCCCGTAGAAAAAAAAGTCCCTAAGAAAAAAACCACAAAGCCAAAACCTAAAAAGCCGGTCGAACCGAAACCCGTCGCCCAGCAGAAACAGAAAAAGCCTAAGCCACCGGAAACTTCCCCAAAACCACCGGAGCCCAAAGAAAATACGACTGAGCCAACACCAGAAGAAACACCACAAATCGTCAATAGCGGGGTTTCGAGCAAGCCTATCGTTGTTGAAAAACCTTCGTTTTTGAGCAAGCCCGTTAGTCCAAGATACCCACGTATCGCAAGAAAAAGAGGCATTGAAGGCACCGCCACCTATGAGATTTGGATTAATGCTCAAGGTCAGCAAACACAACATATTCTGATTTCATCATCCGGTGCTGAAATCCTCGATAAATCGGCGCTTGATGCCATTAAACAGTGGAAGTTTTCCACCCATAAAATAGACGGTGTCGCGATTGCACACCGAATTCGGATCCCTGTTCGCTTTAATTTGGATTAATCATGGAACAACTGCATTACATTGAACAACAACTCGGATTGATGGCTTGGCCACTCATTATTTGCTCAGCGATTACCGCTATGATCATTATCGAGCGCCTATTTCAAATCGCGATTAGTGCTGGCAGCGGTCACCGTGCGCTGCGCCAATCTCTAAAACAGACCTCCGCACATAGTGAAAAAGAGATCGAAGCGCTAGCAAAGAGCTTTAGCAGTAAGCGCCCTTTACTCTACAAAGGCGTCGCTATGCTGTTAGCGCATCACTCATTCGCTAAATCACTACGCGAAGATGCCGCTTCTATTTGGCTACAAGACAAACGACACCAACTGCATTCTGGACTGAGATTGCTCTCGCTCATTGGTGTCATTAGCCCTCTTATCGGTCTTTTGGGTACCGTACTTGGTCTTATTGAGATGTTCAAAGGGATTGCGGCGGCTTCGGGTAACGTCACACCCAATGATCTTGCCGATGGTCTTGGGCTAGCAATGCGCACGACAGCGGTCGGTCTGATCATTGCGCTTCCTGCTATTTCGGGCGCACAACTCATTGGTCTTTGGGCAGACAGAATCATCGCTAAGTTGGAGCACACTCTCAACTATGCCAACTTATGGCTTGAGGGTGTCGAGATTCAACACTCTCGCCGTGATCCTGTGAAGGTAGACAACATCGATAAACTTCAGGCGACAGCGCAACATGATTAGAGCCTCAAACTCCACGGAATCGAATAGCCTCTTTCCAGATCTCACGCCATTACTGGATATTATCTTTATCGTCATGGTGTTTCTGATGCTGACGGCATCGGTCAAACTGGAATCCCTACAGGTGGATTTACCGACGACAGACAGCAGTGCCGTCACGGAAGTTGATAGCCAATCACTCACCGTCAATATACTCGCCAATGAGCCGTATTGGGCAATTAACAAGCACCAGTATATCGACTGGGATAACTTCACTTTGGCTCTGCTAGAACAATCTCAATCATCTAAGCAACCCATCATTATTGGGGCTGAAAAAACCGCTGACGTTCAACATCTGGTGAAACTGTTGGCTTTTATGCAAGAAAACAATATCCCAGCGACTCAGTTATTAACTGAACAAGAGTCTCATTAGCAAGGAAAGTAAGATAATGAATAGAAAAACAATAAAACAGATAGGACTGGTTGCCGTTGCTTCTTTGCTGGGCAATTTTTCAGTGACTGCGGCTGAATCTGAGTCGCAACAAAAAATCATCAGTGTTGGCTATGCCATCACCGAGCTCGTCTATGCACTTGATGCGCAAGATCAATTGGTCGGCGTCGATGTCACCAGTATCACTGAAGGCGATGAGATCCCAAAAGTGGGCTATCACCGTGCGCTATCCGCGGAAGGTTTACTTGCCCTTCAACCCGATAGGCTGATCGGCTCGGAGGTGATGGGTCCTAAATCGACACTGGATCAACTGCAACGTGCTGGGATTGATATTCAAATAACCAATGAAGAACCAACAGTGGCGGGACTCAAAGAGCGTATTGAACAGATAGCCAAGCTCGTTTCTCGTGAAGACAAAGTGGCTGAACTCCACCATCAGGTCAACGACAAAGTCACGGCACTCGAAGCGAATCAACCCAAAGCCACCGAAGCGAAAAAAGTATTATTCCTGCTCATTCATGAAGGACGCCCAGCAAATGTGGCGGGACTGAATACC from the Vibrio hippocampi genome contains:
- a CDS encoding GGGtGRT protein; translation: MNSKIESLLSQIHLDSIEQAHQYCLQHGINAKQWVLDTQPIAFDNAGDAYTLGTALALYRHASSAVEAAQILGEGLQAFCKPGSVAQQRQVGLGHGALAARLLSEETQCFAFLAGHESFAAAEGAIKIAQNANKARQTPLTVILNGLGKDAAYLIARINGFTYVQTQFDYDTGELNEVKRRVFGQGERSQILCYGADDVREGVAIMHAAQVDVSITGNSTNPTRFQHPVAGIYKSERYRQGKTYFSVASGGGTGRTLHPDNVAAGPASYGLTDTMGRMHADAQFAGSSSVPAHVAMMGFIGMGNNPMVGASVGLAVAIDQHLNH
- the hutZ gene encoding heme utilization protein HutZ, with the translated sequence MDQQVKQERLQGRLGPEIKEFRQQKKTIQLATVDENGRPNVSYAPFVQNQQGYFVLISQIARHARNLLANPNVSLMLIEDEADSKQLFARKRLTFDATASVVERDSEQWTQVVGQMQERFGEIIDGLSQLEDFVLFNLKAEQGLFVKGFGQAYQVSGDDLVDFVHLQEGHRKVKDETEA
- a CDS encoding ExbD/TolR family protein, whose product is MIRASNSTESNSLFPDLTPLLDIIFIVMVFLMLTASVKLESLQVDLPTTDSSAVTEVDSQSLTVNILANEPYWAINKHQYIDWDNFTLALLEQSQSSKQPIIIGAEKTADVQHLVKLLAFMQENNIPATQLLTEQESH
- a CDS encoding heme/hemin ABC transporter substrate-binding protein, giving the protein MNRKTIKQIGLVAVASLLGNFSVTAAESESQQKIISVGYAITELVYALDAQDQLVGVDVTSITEGDEIPKVGYHRALSAEGLLALQPDRLIGSEVMGPKSTLDQLQRAGIDIQITNEEPTVAGLKERIEQIAKLVSREDKVAELHHQVNDKVTALEANQPKATEAKKVLFLLIHEGRPANVAGLNTIPDGIIKLAGGINTADSVESYKPLSNEAMIAMQPDVILVSGRSYQTLGGVDGVLKALPSLAATPAGQNKQILTVDGHAIVGGLGLRSLSEAARINELLYP
- the hutX gene encoding heme utilization cystosolic carrier protein HutX → MSNQLKQKVAAVLETEPQLLPAAIAEKLSVSEKEVVFALPDEMVATASGDMTQELLESLPEWGKVTTIVHSFGSIFEVKASFPKGKVARGYYNLMGKEGELHGHLKLDLITDVALVSKPFMGSESHYFGFFNADGNSVFKIYLGRDKKRVLIQDQVDRFKALQQQLKN
- the hutW gene encoding heme anaerobic degradation radical SAM methyltransferase ChuW/HutW, translating into MKIDLNQLDDSHFGTSTPDPLRYAFVKKHSAHAGGMSMPVSQQDKESIFQSITSVNEQRTKSRCLYIHIPFCRVRCTFCNFFQNAASRQLVDDYFQALLTEIKQKASLPWTQAGRFNAVYIGGGTPTDLSPVQIEQLGKAIRENFPLTTDCEMTLEGRTNRFSDEMFERALEGGFNRFSFGVQSFDTKVRRSAKRLDDREVVLERVAALSARDEAPIVIDLLYGLPYQTLDVFEQDLIDFLDTGAHGVDLYQLVIGGDAPMLNMVEKGRIPSPASTVDKASMYELGSAFMAKHHIKQLSVNHWARSNRERSQYNSLAKTYAEVLPIGCGAGGNIGGYGVMHHRSLDTYMSAMQKGESTIAMMMKQGPLQEIESAIKAGFDSGIIRRSQLPQFQGHDTFDLLKPVFEVWQRNQLVEVQEDYLVLTLAGSFWAVTLAQAAIQAMNTLVKSTANNKSMGHHRLAG
- a CDS encoding MotA/TolQ/ExbB proton channel family protein; its protein translation is MEQLHYIEQQLGLMAWPLIICSAITAMIIIERLFQIAISAGSGHRALRQSLKQTSAHSEKEIEALAKSFSSKRPLLYKGVAMLLAHHSFAKSLREDAASIWLQDKRHQLHSGLRLLSLIGVISPLIGLLGTVLGLIEMFKGIAAASGNVTPNDLADGLGLAMRTTAVGLIIALPAISGAQLIGLWADRIIAKLEHTLNYANLWLEGVEIQHSRRDPVKVDNIDKLQATAQHD
- a CDS encoding energy transducer TonB: MNVARYAVAGAISVGLHLAFMLANETKPVFAMPAGSTSTSVSLSFVAPTPKAQAQEPIKEPAPEPVKPETSQPQEVVETKKQIVEPTPTPPKPVEKTVKKPVEKKVPKKKTTKPKPKKPVEPKPVAQQKQKKPKPPETSPKPPEPKENTTEPTPEETPQIVNSGVSSKPIVVEKPSFLSKPVSPRYPRIARKRGIEGTATYEIWINAQGQQTQHILISSSGAEILDKSALDAIKQWKFSTHKIDGVAIAHRIRIPVRFNLD
- a CDS encoding iron-sulfur cluster assembly scaffold protein — protein: MQYTQDIQSMCPIARGDLHASSPIPMEGRWVNPKDVIAISGLSHGVGTCAPQQGAAKLTLNVKQGVIQEALIETIGCSGMTHSAAMASEILAGKTILEAMNTDLVCDAINVAMREIFLQFAYGRTQSAFSADGLEVGSGLEDLGKTQRSQVGTSYSTVTKGPRYMEVAEGYVMELALDEQREIIGYRYLNLGLMMNKITDGVSAEEAMEQAIGTYGRFEEAVTTINPRQA